One window of Atribacterota bacterium genomic DNA carries:
- a CDS encoding S1 RNA-binding domain-containing protein → MENKKEVTEEKNAMQETSDLQDQAQMDDLMNDSLDGFKKIRRGEVIKGKVVKADDEGYLIDINYKMEGFLPATEESNFGPDRNKVNHTLEIDDEIDVYIVRVDEKNSQIQLSRERARHILMWDQLINAYKNKQKIEGEVVEKMSNGLIVDLGVKAFVPLSHVEPQFIEEKDLDKYVGKKLSFHILKIDKNRNNVVLSHKAVLEKEREALKEKTLSTLEVGKVLTGKVVNVTNFGAFVDIGGIEGLLHISEITWKELRDPLKLIKKGDEISVKVIDFDKENKKISLSIRQLTPNPWDVVDEKYSIGDEVDGKIVSIKNFGAFIELEDGLNGLLHISDMSWAYTREPQDILSENETIKVRILNIDKDNKKISLGLKQLMDDPWKTIDEKYSVGSTVEGKITQLNSYGANIEVEPGVTGILHLSEIDWKYIEKPSVILKKYAVMPLKVIKIDKKDRILFLSRKQTLPNPWEEIDSKYKVNEIVTAKVLRLKNFGVFVALDDNIEGFLPFSEITWDEIKHPSQVLKRDDELELKIIEIDKDKAQITLSRKALISNPWDEIRKKFKVGSIIEGKVVNITDFGAFVNLADNIDGLVPLSEISNRRIESAESVLSVGDKVQTVVTRIDDRRKKISLSMRRAEKEEQKQIVKDYNKQQDGDRISFGDVFGDLLNFKK, encoded by the coding sequence ATGGAAAACAAAAAAGAAGTAACTGAAGAAAAAAATGCAATGCAAGAAACATCAGACCTGCAGGACCAGGCCCAAATGGATGATCTTATGAATGATTCATTGGACGGGTTCAAAAAAATAAGGAGAGGAGAAGTAATCAAGGGTAAGGTTGTTAAGGCAGATGATGAAGGATATCTAATTGATATCAACTACAAGATGGAAGGATTTTTGCCTGCTACCGAAGAATCTAATTTCGGCCCGGATAGGAACAAGGTAAATCACACACTTGAAATTGATGATGAAATAGATGTTTATATTGTTCGGGTGGATGAAAAAAATAGCCAGATTCAACTCTCCCGTGAGAGGGCTCGACATATCCTCATGTGGGACCAGCTTATTAATGCCTACAAGAATAAGCAGAAGATTGAAGGTGAAGTAGTAGAAAAAATGTCTAATGGACTAATCGTTGATTTAGGTGTAAAGGCATTTGTGCCTTTATCCCATGTAGAGCCGCAGTTTATCGAAGAAAAGGATTTAGATAAATACGTAGGCAAAAAATTATCTTTTCATATTCTAAAGATAGACAAAAACCGCAACAATGTTGTATTATCACACAAAGCAGTCCTGGAAAAAGAAAGGGAAGCCTTGAAAGAAAAAACCCTTTCAACTCTTGAAGTTGGAAAGGTATTAACCGGAAAAGTTGTCAATGTTACTAACTTTGGCGCATTTGTAGATATTGGCGGTATTGAGGGACTCTTGCATATTTCAGAGATAACCTGGAAGGAATTAAGAGACCCATTAAAGCTTATTAAAAAAGGTGATGAAATATCAGTAAAAGTCATTGATTTTGATAAGGAAAATAAAAAAATATCCTTAAGCATTAGACAATTAACACCCAATCCATGGGATGTAGTAGATGAAAAATATAGCATTGGTGATGAAGTTGATGGAAAAATTGTCAGCATTAAAAATTTTGGAGCATTTATTGAATTAGAAGACGGACTAAATGGGTTATTACATATTTCTGATATGTCATGGGCATATACCAGAGAGCCTCAGGATATTCTTTCAGAAAATGAAACAATAAAGGTCAGAATTCTGAATATTGACAAAGATAATAAAAAAATATCATTAGGTTTAAAACAACTCATGGACGATCCCTGGAAAACCATCGATGAAAAATATTCAGTCGGAAGTACTGTGGAAGGGAAAATTACACAGCTAAACTCATATGGTGCAAATATAGAGGTAGAGCCGGGTGTAACAGGTATATTACATCTCTCTGAAATCGATTGGAAATATATTGAAAAGCCTTCTGTTATTCTAAAGAAATATGCTGTTATGCCTCTGAAGGTAATCAAGATTGATAAAAAAGACCGGATTCTATTTTTAAGCAGAAAGCAGACATTACCTAATCCATGGGAAGAGATCGACAGTAAATATAAAGTAAACGAGATTGTAACAGCTAAAGTTTTGAGGTTAAAGAACTTTGGTGTCTTTGTGGCACTCGATGACAATATAGAGGGATTTTTACCTTTTTCAGAGATAACCTGGGATGAAATAAAACACCCAAGTCAGGTATTAAAAAGGGATGATGAATTAGAGTTAAAGATTATAGAAATTGACAAAGATAAAGCACAAATCACACTCAGTCGCAAAGCCCTTATTTCAAATCCCTGGGATGAAATCAGGAAAAAATTTAAAGTTGGCAGCATAATCGAAGGAAAAGTAGTAAATATTACTGATTTTGGAGCATTTGTAAATTTAGCCGATAACATTGATGGCCTTGTTCCTCTATCTGAGATATCTAACCGCAGAATTGAAAGTGCCGAAAGCGTTCTTTCAGTAGGTGATAAAGTCCAGACTGTTGTGACAAGAATTGATGATAGAAGGAAGAAGATAAGTCTTAGCATGAGAAGAGCTGAAAAAGAAGAGCAAAAACAAATAGTAAAAGATTACAATAAACAGCAGGACGGTGATAGAATATCATTTGGTGATGTTTTTGGCGATTTATTGAATTTTAAGAAATAA
- a CDS encoding ATPase, T2SS/T4P/T4SS family, protein MAGEVKQGKYLANLRLGEILINQGLINSEQLKRALEAQKTDGKKKLGEILVSQGILTQKQLLQALQHVYEAEYIELDEVILDPEIVTIIPKRIAVRYKIVPLSKENGTLTIAMANPLDVNTIDYIKEYTKLDVVPKLASEEDISNALSSYYEAGGKIDDILEKVDVSTVSDFGDEVNLSQLEAISQEAPVIQLVNMIIVQAIKERASDIHLEPNKRGLLVRYRIDGILHDIRMLPARIKPAIISRVKILSRMDIAERRLPQDGRFQLKFGAREVDLRISSIPTVYEEKIVMRLLDKSQGLISLENTGFTKTQLQEFRSMISSSYGIILITGPTGSGKSTTLYGALNEIDSVEKNVITVEDPVEYKLERVNQINVLPKINLTFANALRSILRQDPDIIMIGEMRDSETAHIAVQSALTGHLVFSTLHTNDAVSSLTRMIDMGIAPFLISSSVVGVMAQRLVRKICPKCIEEYFPEKGVLDNLKINFEIPNQDNLKFYRGKGCDYCKNTGYRGRTALFEVVRINDEIRSMIMKNTSSNVIKDIAIKNGMRTLLDSGIQKVLSGETTIDEVLRVAV, encoded by the coding sequence ATGGCAGGGGAAGTAAAGCAGGGAAAATATTTGGCAAATTTAAGACTTGGAGAGATTCTTATTAACCAGGGGTTAATTAACTCTGAACAGCTAAAAAGGGCACTTGAAGCCCAGAAAACTGATGGTAAAAAGAAGCTCGGGGAGATTCTTGTCAGCCAGGGTATTCTAACCCAAAAGCAGCTTTTACAGGCATTACAACATGTTTATGAAGCTGAATATATTGAATTGGATGAAGTAATTCTGGACCCGGAGATTGTTACGATTATCCCTAAAAGAATTGCAGTTCGCTATAAGATTGTACCACTCAGCAAAGAAAACGGTACACTGACTATTGCTATGGCTAACCCTCTGGATGTCAATACCATTGATTACATAAAAGAATATACCAAATTAGATGTAGTCCCCAAACTGGCCAGTGAAGAAGATATTAGTAATGCTTTAAGTTCTTACTATGAAGCAGGTGGCAAAATTGATGATATTTTAGAAAAAGTTGATGTTTCAACTGTCAGCGATTTTGGAGATGAAGTTAACCTTTCTCAGTTGGAAGCAATCAGTCAGGAAGCACCTGTTATTCAGCTTGTAAATATGATTATAGTCCAGGCCATCAAAGAAAGAGCCAGTGATATACATCTGGAGCCGAACAAAAGAGGATTATTGGTAAGATACCGGATTGACGGTATATTGCATGATATACGGATGTTGCCGGCTCGAATTAAGCCGGCTATCATCTCCAGGGTAAAAATATTATCAAGAATGGATATTGCCGAACGCCGCTTACCACAGGATGGCCGTTTCCAGTTGAAATTTGGAGCCAGAGAAGTAGATTTAAGAATTTCTTCTATTCCAACCGTATATGAAGAAAAAATAGTAATGCGTCTCCTGGATAAGAGTCAGGGTTTAATATCCCTTGAAAACACCGGATTTACAAAAACGCAGTTACAGGAATTTCGCAGTATGATTAGTTCTTCCTATGGTATTATCCTTATTACAGGTCCTACCGGCAGCGGTAAGAGCACCACATTATATGGGGCTCTTAATGAAATTGATTCTGTTGAAAAGAATGTTATTACAGTTGAAGACCCTGTTGAATATAAACTGGAAAGAGTTAATCAAATTAATGTTTTGCCAAAGATAAATTTAACTTTTGCTAATGCCCTCCGTTCTATTTTGCGGCAAGACCCTGATATTATTATGATAGGTGAAATGAGGGATTCTGAAACTGCACACATTGCTGTTCAATCTGCTTTAACAGGACATTTAGTTTTTAGTACATTACATACTAATGATGCGGTTAGCTCACTTACCAGAATGATTGATATGGGAATTGCTCCATTTTTAATCTCTTCTTCTGTTGTTGGCGTGATGGCTCAGAGGCTGGTACGTAAAATATGCCCGAAATGTATTGAGGAATATTTTCCCGAAAAGGGTGTTTTAGACAATCTCAAAATTAATTTTGAGATACCCAACCAGGATAATCTTAAATTCTACCGTGGCAAAGGCTGTGATTACTGTAAAAATACAGGGTACCGGGGAAGAACAGCACTATTTGAAGTGGTACGGATAAATGATGAGATCCGCTCGATGATAATGAAAAATACCTCCAGCAATGTTATAAAAGACATTGCTATTAAAAATGGCATGAGAACCCTTCTGGACAGTGGTATACAAAAAGTATTGAGTGGAGAAACCACCATTGACGAAGTACTTAGAGTAGCTGTATAA
- a CDS encoding 5-formyltetrahydrofolate cyclo-ligase, protein MINKLNKKNLRKQIAEKRKLLSRQAILEKSNKIANRLLKFDKYQQSKKIMLYIATKTEVQTQNIIESAQKEYKNIYIPIIFPKKHALKPSLVKDFEKELALGDLGVYQPREEFYRIVSPDELDLVIIPGVAFNKRGDRLGRGGGYYDRFLKQLRKQVPIVALAFEVQIVEDIPLEESDMPVDFIITEQRIIETSILNK, encoded by the coding sequence ATGATTAACAAGTTAAATAAAAAAAACCTTAGAAAGCAGATAGCAGAAAAAAGAAAACTGCTTTCCAGGCAGGCTATTTTAGAAAAGAGCAACAAAATAGCAAATAGATTATTAAAATTTGATAAATACCAACAATCAAAAAAGATTATGCTGTATATCGCTACCAAAACAGAAGTGCAAACTCAAAATATCATAGAATCTGCCCAAAAAGAGTATAAAAACATATATATACCTATTATTTTTCCAAAAAAACACGCTTTGAAACCTTCTTTAGTTAAAGATTTTGAAAAAGAACTTGCTCTGGGTGATTTAGGTGTATACCAACCAAGAGAAGAATTCTACAGAATTGTCTCGCCTGATGAGTTAGATCTGGTTATTATCCCGGGAGTTGCTTTCAATAAAAGAGGAGATCGATTAGGTAGAGGCGGTGGCTATTATGACCGATTTTTAAAGCAATTGAGAAAACAAGTACCCATAGTAGCACTTGCTTTTGAGGTGCAGATAGTTGAAGATATTCCTTTGGAAGAAAGCGATATGCCGGTTGATTTTATTATCACTGAGCAAAGGATAATAGAGACCAGTATATTAAATAAATAG